The following coding sequences lie in one Natrinema sp. DC36 genomic window:
- a CDS encoding conjugal transfer protein, whose product MSTNTADSEYSTRKIHQSLGGTTAFFRGYTIGELMLFLAVAFVTVVAATFVPAALTIPVLGFGIMLTILLFLLHKVKPRYLWLTEWLAARFGWALKNKEYTHGGEDNSEVRYLTRLQRVYPHAVERTDGALVGAMKVEPANMALEDDDAWAKAVQSLSEFVNSTVDFPVKIYITSREVDDDDVIRSHQERLGDADVRSRPVLKRLLEEYVTANTTESGDIDSETTTIREYYLITAVNDDDVEQFDKTGDSVLAYLAEMPMVGRFFDRFQTDDLTDPERERLKEEQLEARLTQLRRSGSSLYRCSISPVDAYDLARITKEYWSCQPEEYADITDSLGTFPVVSHGISDGVPATPDPDDVLDAMDEPTSTPESASDDRTEDTIDEDLSSSSGDRLPDTSTMHQSVLAPATVDWETTYAVINDEAYVRTFWVEQFPEEPSDGLLERLLLETDLQTDISIHLDPFDSQSAQDMMADWISDLKINQHDSNSLQSEDLQDDIDQAKYMRSLVRANKASFYRGGVFIRLAADSEQALDNQTTRLRSIVKDAPANCTLKVASRWQERGLATVSPLGTNELGRDRMSTLTNQAIGAMFPFSSNYQMMDGGIEYGYHGHNGSPIRINPWELETGHSELVVGMPGAGKTFGDIMRHLRMMKRHNDTMLVLVDPVGGFRGIADALNAKTITVGGDTKLNPLEIRETPQHVLESNGGISPLSAKKDEVYAILENFLDARDIELGAETGVLSYVIDEAYRLAGIVEDDVSTHTSKNSPTMQDVHQILCDIAENPDEHNIAASESARERAAQYADELAIAFQPFREGGAYENLSHRSEINILEGDNKVIYIDLGQIEGSASGIDRQTFLMQLLLSTIYQQAKNTQRNVEIAIDEAHYLFEDQANLDFLETAFRHQRHAGLRMVLLSQTAQEFYETEQAEKIIGMCPIKVFHKLPDLDDETADKIGLTEEQRRYVRRADAGKEDLGYSQSLVRVEEHGTYPLHVVADDFEKRVINYEPDDREFIQQAISDQPEELVDFERFVENEARMNALTSRYGLCEAEATRILDNGFTEDEIIEAIVATARQSDTAETSALADSGDDAIRFDEEVNDDV is encoded by the coding sequence ATGAGTACGAATACAGCTGATAGCGAGTATAGTACGAGAAAGATCCATCAGTCATTGGGCGGTACTACGGCGTTCTTCCGAGGGTACACGATCGGCGAACTCATGCTGTTTCTCGCGGTGGCGTTCGTCACTGTCGTTGCAGCGACGTTCGTCCCTGCTGCACTGACGATCCCGGTACTGGGCTTCGGAATTATGCTCACGATCCTCCTATTCTTGCTCCATAAGGTGAAGCCCAGATACCTATGGCTCACCGAGTGGCTCGCTGCCCGGTTCGGCTGGGCGCTCAAGAACAAGGAGTATACCCACGGTGGTGAGGACAACAGCGAGGTTCGGTATCTGACTCGCTTACAACGGGTATATCCCCACGCTGTCGAGCGAACGGATGGTGCACTCGTCGGAGCGATGAAAGTCGAGCCAGCGAACATGGCCCTCGAGGACGACGATGCATGGGCGAAGGCTGTCCAGTCGCTTTCTGAGTTCGTTAACTCGACTGTGGACTTCCCGGTGAAGATCTATATCACCAGCCGAGAGGTCGACGATGACGATGTTATCCGTTCACACCAGGAACGACTCGGTGACGCTGATGTTCGGTCACGACCGGTCTTGAAGCGGCTTCTCGAGGAATACGTCACCGCGAACACGACCGAAAGCGGAGATATCGATTCAGAGACGACAACGATTCGCGAGTACTACCTCATCACTGCAGTGAACGATGATGATGTCGAACAATTCGACAAGACGGGTGATAGCGTCCTCGCCTATCTCGCAGAGATGCCCATGGTAGGTCGATTCTTCGACCGGTTCCAGACCGATGATCTGACTGACCCCGAGCGTGAGCGGCTCAAAGAAGAGCAACTCGAGGCACGACTCACACAGCTCCGACGCAGCGGCTCGTCGCTCTACCGGTGTTCAATTAGTCCGGTCGACGCATACGACCTCGCTCGGATCACGAAGGAGTACTGGTCGTGTCAGCCCGAGGAGTACGCTGATATCACGGATTCACTCGGCACGTTCCCGGTCGTCTCCCACGGGATTAGCGATGGTGTTCCAGCAACGCCCGACCCTGATGATGTCCTCGATGCAATGGACGAACCGACCAGTACGCCGGAATCGGCCTCGGACGATCGTACTGAAGATACTATCGACGAGGATCTCTCGAGTTCCTCCGGCGATCGATTGCCAGATACGTCGACGATGCACCAGTCGGTTCTCGCCCCGGCGACGGTCGATTGGGAGACGACCTACGCCGTGATCAACGACGAGGCGTACGTCCGTACATTCTGGGTCGAACAGTTCCCTGAGGAACCGTCGGATGGCCTCCTCGAGCGTCTGTTGCTCGAGACCGACCTTCAGACGGATATCAGCATCCACCTCGACCCGTTCGACAGCCAGTCGGCCCAAGACATGATGGCGGACTGGATCTCGGATTTGAAGATCAATCAGCACGACTCGAACAGCCTCCAATCCGAAGATCTTCAGGACGATATCGATCAGGCGAAATACATGCGGTCGCTTGTTCGCGCGAACAAAGCGTCGTTTTACCGCGGTGGCGTGTTCATTCGCCTCGCTGCTGACAGCGAGCAAGCGCTCGACAATCAGACGACTCGCTTGCGGTCGATCGTCAAGGATGCCCCGGCGAACTGTACGCTCAAGGTTGCGAGCCGGTGGCAGGAACGTGGCCTCGCAACAGTGTCACCGCTCGGGACGAACGAACTCGGTCGCGATCGGATGTCCACACTGACGAATCAGGCGATCGGCGCGATGTTCCCGTTCTCGTCGAACTACCAGATGATGGACGGCGGCATCGAGTATGGCTATCACGGTCACAACGGCTCCCCCATCCGAATCAACCCGTGGGAACTCGAGACTGGGCATAGCGAACTCGTTGTCGGAATGCCGGGTGCTGGGAAGACGTTCGGCGACATCATGCGCCACCTTCGGATGATGAAGCGGCACAACGACACGATGCTCGTCCTCGTCGATCCAGTCGGCGGCTTCCGTGGTATCGCGGACGCTTTGAACGCGAAAACGATTACCGTCGGCGGCGACACGAAGCTGAACCCGCTCGAGATCCGAGAGACGCCACAGCACGTCCTCGAGTCCAACGGTGGCATCTCTCCACTCTCAGCGAAGAAAGACGAGGTCTACGCCATTCTCGAGAACTTCCTCGACGCTCGTGATATCGAACTCGGAGCCGAGACTGGTGTCCTCTCGTATGTCATTGACGAGGCCTACCGACTAGCGGGGATCGTCGAGGATGATGTCTCGACGCATACCTCGAAGAACTCACCGACGATGCAGGACGTCCATCAGATTCTCTGTGATATCGCCGAGAATCCAGATGAGCACAATATTGCGGCATCCGAATCCGCTCGCGAGCGTGCCGCACAATATGCAGACGAACTCGCAATCGCGTTTCAGCCCTTCCGAGAGGGCGGTGCCTACGAAAATCTCTCACACCGCTCGGAGATCAATATCCTCGAGGGCGACAACAAGGTCATCTACATCGATCTCGGTCAGATCGAGGGCAGCGCATCAGGAATCGACCGCCAGACGTTCCTGATGCAACTCCTGCTCTCGACGATCTATCAACAGGCGAAGAACACCCAACGGAACGTCGAAATCGCGATCGACGAAGCGCACTACCTCTTCGAGGACCAGGCGAACCTGGACTTTCTCGAGACGGCGTTCCGGCACCAGCGCCATGCTGGCCTTCGAATGGTTCTCCTCTCTCAGACAGCCCAAGAGTTCTACGAAACCGAGCAGGCCGAGAAAATTATCGGGATGTGTCCAATCAAGGTCTTTCACAAACTGCCCGATTTGGACGACGAGACAGCCGACAAAATCGGCCTCACAGAGGAACAACGTCGGTACGTTCGACGGGCTGATGCAGGCAAGGAAGACCTCGGCTACAGTCAATCGCTTGTTCGCGTCGAAGAACACGGAACGTATCCGCTGCACGTCGTCGCCGACGACTTCGAGAAGCGCGTCATCAACTACGAACCCGACGACCGGGAATTCATCCAACAGGCGATTAGCGACCAGCCTGAAGAACTCGTTGACTTCGAACGGTTCGTGGAAAATGAGGCGCGGATGAACGCACTCACCAGTCGCTATGGACTCTGTGAGGCAGAGGCGACTCGAATTCTCGATAATGGCTTCACTGAAGACGAGATCATCGAGGCGATAGTCGCGACCGCGCGACAGAGCGACACGGCGGAGACATCTGCTCTCGCCGATAGCGGTGACGATGCAATACGGTTCGACGAGGAGGTGAATGACGATGTTTAG
- a CDS encoding nucleotidyltransferase domain-containing protein, protein MNRDTVRTSDGCEGTYVCLPIPLGDREAFRHRAATDILHVLADNPDTAFSNRELHRLTERGMSNVNAAVLSLEALGIIHVDRDGRSNAVQINPKRFVHSDDPVTTIPQSEFHDPVRTVRNRLIDRIGDHAAIVLFGSVARGDADRASDIDVFVVVDDGRMAAQRAAHDIEEDITSEQFDGDRFEPHIVVETRDSAVTHDRIRDVLVEGITLHDTPVLDAVKQEVFADGT, encoded by the coding sequence ATGAACCGTGACACCGTTCGGACATCGGATGGATGTGAGGGAACGTACGTTTGCCTCCCGATTCCGCTCGGTGACCGCGAGGCGTTCCGACACCGCGCAGCGACTGACATCCTTCACGTACTCGCAGATAATCCAGATACGGCCTTCTCGAACCGTGAACTCCACCGGTTGACGGAAAGAGGAATGTCGAACGTGAATGCCGCTGTTCTCTCCCTCGAAGCCCTCGGTATAATTCACGTTGATCGCGACGGCAGGTCAAATGCCGTACAGATCAACCCGAAAAGATTCGTTCACAGTGATGATCCTGTTACCACAATTCCGCAATCCGAGTTCCATGACCCAGTGCGAACTGTTCGGAATCGGCTTATAGACCGTATCGGTGATCATGCAGCGATTGTGTTGTTCGGGAGTGTCGCTCGTGGTGACGCCGACCGGGCAAGCGATATCGACGTATTCGTCGTTGTCGATGATGGTCGAATGGCGGCGCAACGAGCGGCTCACGACATTGAGGAAGATATCACGTCGGAACAGTTCGATGGAGATCGATTCGAACCGCACATCGTCGTTGAGACGCGCGACTCAGCAGTAACGCACGACCGAATCCGTGACGTGCTCGTGGAAGGGATCACGCTTCACGACACCCCAGTTCTCGACGCGGTGAAACAGGAGGTGTTCGCGGATGGGACTTGA
- a CDS encoding DNA-binding protein, which yields MSSTNFRDDKTSAESTVNQDAAAEKTDAGVEDPFAEDIVDETPEFSPSVEQEINTKVETNHPETVVGREENEFGHLPLAQEERIRAREEELELISAKATFGTQEGREKRTREIVVEQRRERRVERVDPRSELEQEQLAEVNTQSVRITETVRGGPSRAAVSRGLAEKVTDGTSMIDATLEEMDEVKAESGTIVDLADVPEVEAGEVDVEGEIIKLWDPSQPSISQVGLIADATEKMKFTIWENSYQTNVSEGETVRIRNAAKNWHNERCSLAVTGWSRLEFPERGRWWT from the coding sequence ATGAGTTCTACGAACTTCCGAGATGATAAAACTTCGGCTGAATCGACTGTCAACCAAGATGCGGCTGCGGAGAAGACGGACGCAGGCGTGGAAGATCCGTTCGCGGAAGACATCGTGGACGAGACGCCGGAGTTCTCGCCGAGTGTCGAGCAAGAAATCAATACGAAAGTCGAGACGAACCACCCGGAGACGGTGGTTGGACGTGAGGAGAACGAGTTCGGACACCTGCCACTGGCACAGGAAGAGCGGATTCGGGCTCGAGAGGAGGAACTCGAGTTGATCAGCGCAAAGGCGACGTTCGGAACGCAAGAGGGGCGAGAGAAGCGGACGCGAGAGATCGTGGTCGAGCAGCGCCGAGAGCGGCGGGTCGAACGGGTGGACCCCCGTTCGGAGCTGGAGCAAGAGCAGTTGGCGGAGGTCAACACACAATCGGTGCGAATCACGGAGACGGTGCGTGGGGGTCCAAGCCGGGCGGCAGTGAGCCGTGGACTGGCGGAGAAGGTGACGGACGGGACGTCGATGATCGACGCAACCCTCGAGGAGATGGACGAAGTGAAAGCCGAGTCGGGAACGATCGTCGACCTCGCAGACGTACCGGAGGTGGAGGCAGGCGAAGTGGACGTGGAAGGCGAGATCATCAAACTGTGGGACCCCTCGCAGCCGTCGATCAGCCAAGTTGGGTTGATCGCGGATGCGACCGAGAAGATGAAGTTCACGATCTGGGAGAACTCATACCAGACGAACGTGAGTGAGGGCGAAACGGTGCGGATCAGGAACGCGGCGAAGAACTGGCACAACGAGCGATGCAGCCTGGCTGTGACCGGCTGGAGCCGCCTCGAGTTCCCCGAACGCGGGCGGTGGTGGACTTAG
- a CDS encoding type IV secretory system conjugative DNA transfer family protein, with protein sequence MVFERFFGRGNSDQSVHSDAGSSSKGPTRAEEASADLQTEPDERADVSDTSDPTPDSRSRVSKTYEITEQDTTYVGGKPIITETASEGTVAGSHVREMFESGATTSTAPLWIGYDEDAQRGFREAPLRFESLFRHIWITGTTGYGKTTELLNMMVQWAYSGYGFVYFDPKGRDSRELLRKLPEDRLDDVVWIEPGSSKHDKTVGLNFLEVPDCDTEEERENEIENRIENLKAIFDTDEYWGINMESITESMGRAMMQSERPFSVIDMYFTLLNAERREEFALDVDDPYVQEFCLEIARMDDETVRPLLKRIKSWVENSVIRRIISHRESTIDFRDIIDNDRIVIVRTPVENTDIKKMVTLGVMRNLWSAIQQRSYERDTDPDPYFVLCDEFDDIASDNLDIESMLARARSMRLSVTLASQYPSQFDEDTLKAMQNNCDNLIAFSVNDVDDAQLLMKRFRDYTAEDLISTDQYQVWTKLPLDGGRYSEPVLLRSFPPYPPLRSADAVDDIIEQSLDRYGTEPLTDAEIMQNLIYSDPHEAANPTKILDETMAESIRAVQIREGVRAENGWVDVTAVDEELSIRLENTQPDIDYAYEDLPDVREASRLLEVDLKNDDIVARLSDEGETTVQPETGTVGSAGGTSHDAVLMDTETALTERGFSVNILEQDGSEQPDATATHPNHDVVFNIEAETTTPDRPAKVLQNLKRAHETDRIPLFVVRPGDSDTKWAKRIENILSPPLRERADGTEQFYNRDELVMFGGGATAHGGVTAVRPRTADTNRTVWTRDNGERVLSDGETEFARVPDEGTLSKDGVPAYYSHDRETGQYTVHKPGETCVYDSKDDFEEDWTPIKRPFIPNIELPDADYSRDSYIVLILPADGSPLIFQHGETYVLSENPDFEELWPDDSNGDSGRVEVSTIRRGGNPPSDGEASDSPSKDETVDIDPDGDGVEAFTAMYVRQADGAKVPQDDLFQAYATWTDQHDIDGTTKGWFTRKLRNVVNLETDRSRVDGDRVQFYVGLSLTEEGQTLLGQ encoded by the coding sequence ATGGTGTTTGAACGCTTCTTCGGTCGTGGAAACAGTGACCAGTCGGTGCACTCTGATGCAGGCTCGTCTTCGAAAGGACCGACAAGAGCCGAAGAGGCGAGTGCCGATCTCCAGACCGAACCAGACGAACGTGCAGACGTGAGTGATACGTCCGACCCAACACCAGATTCGCGGTCTCGAGTCAGTAAAACGTATGAAATCACCGAACAAGATACTACCTACGTCGGTGGGAAGCCTATCATCACCGAAACAGCCAGTGAGGGCACTGTCGCGGGATCGCACGTCCGCGAGATGTTCGAATCAGGTGCCACAACGTCGACCGCGCCGCTTTGGATCGGCTACGACGAAGATGCGCAACGTGGGTTCCGCGAAGCACCGCTCCGATTCGAGTCCCTCTTCCGGCATATCTGGATCACGGGCACCACCGGCTACGGGAAAACAACGGAGTTGCTGAACATGATGGTCCAGTGGGCGTATTCAGGATATGGATTCGTCTACTTCGATCCGAAAGGGCGAGACTCCCGTGAGCTCCTGCGGAAACTCCCCGAAGACCGTCTTGACGACGTCGTTTGGATTGAACCTGGGTCGTCAAAGCACGACAAGACGGTCGGGCTGAACTTCCTCGAGGTTCCCGACTGTGATACAGAGGAAGAGCGCGAAAACGAGATTGAGAATCGCATCGAGAATCTGAAGGCGATCTTCGATACGGACGAGTACTGGGGCATCAATATGGAGTCGATCACCGAGTCAATGGGACGAGCGATGATGCAGTCCGAGAGACCGTTCTCAGTGATCGACATGTACTTCACGCTGTTGAACGCCGAGCGGCGTGAAGAGTTTGCTCTCGATGTCGACGATCCGTATGTGCAGGAGTTCTGTCTCGAAATCGCACGGATGGATGACGAGACAGTCCGGCCACTCCTGAAGCGAATCAAATCCTGGGTCGAAAACTCGGTCATCCGACGAATCATCTCCCACCGCGAGAGCACGATCGATTTCCGCGATATTATCGACAACGACCGAATCGTTATCGTCCGCACGCCCGTCGAGAATACGGACATCAAGAAGATGGTCACACTCGGCGTGATGCGGAATCTCTGGAGTGCAATTCAGCAGCGGTCGTATGAACGCGATACCGACCCAGATCCGTATTTCGTCCTCTGTGACGAGTTCGACGACATCGCCAGCGACAATCTCGATATCGAGTCAATGCTCGCTCGTGCTCGGTCGATGCGGCTCTCCGTGACGCTCGCCTCTCAGTACCCCTCGCAGTTCGACGAGGACACGCTCAAGGCGATGCAGAACAACTGCGACAATCTCATCGCGTTCTCAGTGAATGACGTAGACGATGCCCAACTCCTGATGAAGCGGTTCCGAGACTACACTGCAGAGGACCTGATCTCAACTGACCAGTATCAGGTCTGGACGAAACTGCCTCTCGATGGCGGTCGGTACTCAGAACCCGTCCTCCTCCGCTCGTTCCCACCGTATCCACCACTACGGTCGGCTGATGCGGTCGACGACATCATCGAGCAGAGTTTGGACCGTTACGGGACCGAGCCGCTGACCGACGCTGAAATCATGCAGAATCTCATCTACAGCGACCCCCACGAGGCAGCGAACCCGACGAAGATATTGGATGAAACGATGGCGGAGTCGATCCGTGCAGTACAGATTCGGGAGGGTGTACGGGCGGAAAACGGCTGGGTGGATGTCACTGCCGTTGACGAGGAACTCTCGATCCGCCTTGAGAACACCCAGCCCGACATCGACTATGCATACGAGGACCTTCCGGACGTGCGTGAAGCATCGCGGTTGCTTGAAGTCGATCTGAAGAACGACGATATCGTTGCCCGCCTCTCTGACGAGGGGGAAACGACAGTCCAGCCTGAGACGGGGACTGTCGGATCGGCAGGGGGAACGAGCCATGATGCAGTCCTCATGGATACCGAAACGGCGCTTACCGAACGCGGATTCAGTGTCAATATCCTCGAACAGGACGGGAGCGAGCAGCCCGACGCCACCGCGACCCACCCAAACCACGACGTCGTCTTCAACATCGAGGCCGAGACGACGACACCGGACCGGCCAGCGAAGGTCTTGCAGAACCTCAAACGGGCCCACGAGACCGACCGGATACCACTCTTTGTCGTCCGGCCTGGTGACTCCGATACGAAGTGGGCTAAACGAATCGAGAACATCCTCTCGCCGCCGTTGCGAGAGCGGGCGGACGGCACCGAGCAGTTCTATAATCGCGACGAGCTCGTGATGTTCGGCGGTGGCGCGACGGCTCACGGTGGAGTAACCGCCGTTCGACCACGCACTGCAGACACAAATCGGACTGTCTGGACGCGCGATAACGGCGAGCGCGTGCTTTCGGACGGCGAGACGGAGTTCGCCCGCGTTCCAGACGAGGGTACGCTCTCCAAAGACGGTGTTCCGGCCTACTATAGCCACGACCGAGAAACCGGCCAGTACACGGTCCACAAACCCGGAGAGACCTGCGTCTATGACTCGAAAGACGATTTCGAAGAGGATTGGACGCCCATCAAACGACCGTTCATCCCCAACATCGAGTTGCCGGATGCAGACTATTCACGTGACAGCTACATCGTACTGATTCTGCCAGCTGACGGTAGTCCACTGATTTTCCAGCATGGAGAAACGTATGTGCTGTCCGAGAACCCCGACTTCGAGGAGCTATGGCCCGACGATTCCAACGGTGATTCAGGCCGAGTTGAGGTTTCGACGATTCGTCGTGGTGGAAATCCTCCGTCAGATGGTGAGGCATCTGATTCGCCATCGAAAGATGAGACGGTGGACATCGACCCGGACGGTGACGGTGTTGAAGCGTTCACGGCAATGTACGTCAGGCAGGCCGATGGAGCCAAAGTTCCACAGGATGATCTGTTTCAGGCGTACGCTACCTGGACTGACCAGCACGATATTGACGGGACAACCAAAGGCTGGTTTACCCGGAAGCTACGGAACGTCGTCAACCTCGAGACCGACCGGTCCAGAGTGGACGGTGACCGCGTACAGTTCTACGTCGGACTCTCCCTGACAGAAGAGGGGCAGACACTCCTCGGACAATGA